GAAATGGAAATTCTGTTTTTGCCAAAACACTCATTTTTGTTGCAATCCTGGTCCTTTTCATGGCCTTTATCAACTACCTCAACTTTGCCATAGCCAATGCACCCAAGCTAATCCGGTCGGTCAATATGCGGCGAATTGTAGGAGAATCGAAGCGCAGTTTATTGGTGATGCTTGGCATCGAATCGGTGGTACTTATGACGCTTTCATTTTTACTGGCTATCTTTTACTGCTTTCTCACCATACATTATTGGCCGGATATTTTTGGTTACGTACTCGACCTGAATCTTTATAAACCGCTGTTCCTGACTTGTTGGCTGTTATTCGTCGTGCTTGGTGTATTGTTTTCGGTTTATCCTTCCAGGATTATTGTTGGCGTTCAGCCTGCCCTCGCGCTCAAAGGCATGATTACGTTTTCGGCAAAGCGATCCTATTCAGGCAAAATACTGACAGTAATTCAGTATTCCATTTACATTTTATTAATCCTGGGTGTTTTGGTGATTGAAAAGCAAATTTCATTTCTAAAAAATTATGACCTTGGATTCGATAAAGAAAACATCGTCTTACTGGAAACTACCCCTTCGATACAGAGCCAGAAAGCAGCTTTCATAGATGAAATAATGAGAAACCCAAACATCACAGATTATGCCTTTTCGCAATTTGAGCCGGGAAGAGTTGGCATGAGTTGGGGCGGGGAAATTGATGGTAAACAGGTGAGTTTTTATTGCTGGCCTGTGGATGAACGGTATTTAGACTTTATGGGAATCGATGTTATTGAAGGAAACACCTTTTCATCGAACGTAGATGCCGACGAGAACAACTTTATTTTCAATCAAAAAGCCCTGGATGAATTTGGCTGGAATGAAGGCTATCTGGGTAAGATCATCCCTGGTTTCGATTTTCAGGGAAAGCTCATCGGTTTAGTCAAAAACATGAAATACGCTTCTCTGCACGAAGAAGTTCAACCCATGGCTTTCTGGTTGACCAAAACACAACATGACCTCATGAGCCTGAAAATTAAAGAAGAAAATCAAGGAGCAACATTGGATCATATCAGGGATGTATATGCCCGATTTGAAAGCAAGTACCCCGTCACGCTTTCATTTCTGGATGAACAACTCGATGCACAGTACAAACAAGAAGATAAACAAGCACAACTGATCTTTATCTTCTGTATGATTTCTATTATTATTTCAATAATAGGTGCGCTGGGAGTTATCATTTTTATGTGTGAATATCGGGTGAAGGAAATAGGGATCAGGAAAATAAATGGCGCCAAAGTTTCGGAAATTGTCACCATGCTCAACATGGATTTTGTAAAAGGCGTGTTCATCGCTTTCTGCATCGCTGTGCCCATCTCCTATTTGGTATTGGACTGATGGCTTCAAAATTTTGCCTACCGAACCAACCTAAGCTGGTGGATATTTATAGTGGCCGGGATAGTAGCTTTCGCGATAACACTTTCTACCGTGAGCTGGTACAGTTGGAGGGCAGCACGCAAAAACCCGGTGGATTCGTTGCGATATGAGTAAGACTGAAAAATCTAAAAAGTAACATTTAACATTAAAAACAATGATTAAAACAGAAAAATTAACAAAGGTATTCAGCACCGACGAGTTGGAAACACTGGCTTTGCGCAATGTGGACATCCATGTGAAAAAAGGCGAATTTGTAGCAGTAATGGGGCCTTCCGGTTGTGGCAAGTCCACGCTGCTCAACATTGTCGGGCTGCTGGACAATCCCACCGAAGGCCGGTATTCCTTTGCCGGTACAGATGTAACGCATCTGAAAGAGAAAGACCGCACGCAATTTCGCAAGGGCAACATCGGGTTTGTCTTTCAGAGTTTCAATCTGATCGACGAGATGAATGTTTTCGACAATGTGGAGCTTCCGCTGATGTACCTCAAAATGAAAGCCTCCGAGCGCCGCCAAAAAGTGAACGACGTGCTGCAGCGAATGAAAATCGGCCACCGCGCCAAGCACTTCCCGCAGCAGCTTTCGGGCGGACAGCAGCAACGAGTTGCTATTGCGCGCGCGGTGGTGGCCAACCCGAAACTCATCCTGGCCGACGAGCCTACCGGAAACCTCGACTCGAAAAACGGAACCGAGGTGATGAACCTCCTCACAGAACTCAACCAAACGGGCGCCACCATCATCATGGTTACCCACTCCGACCGCGATGCCAGCTATGCACACCGCATAATTAACCTGTTCGATGGGGAGGTAATTACGGAAAAAGCAGTAGCCAGCCGAAGGACAAATGACGAATAATGTTCGATAAATTATAAATATTTAAAAATGACAAATGATTTTGGTATGCAGAGACGCACGGCCATGCGTCTTTAATGACGATTGACGATTGACAAATGAAGTGTTTTCAATATCGAATATCGAATACAGAATTTTGAATTAAAGCCCCAAATGGGCGACATCAATTTAGAAGGACGAAGGACTATTGATCATTGACGATTAACAATCAACGATGACCGATTGAATGTCGAATTAAAACCCCGCCGGACTGAAGACGGTGGACTGGATACTTATTAAAATCTTAACAACAAACAAACAAAACCATGTGGCTAAAAAACTTGAAGTCTTTTACGCAGCATCTTTATAATAGCAAGCTTTACACAGCGGTGACTGTTTTGGGCTTTACCATCTCGTTGAGCTTTGTAATCCTGCTGAGCGTTTACATCAAAAATGAATTATCCGTAAACGATACGCAACCAAATAAAGACAGGATTTACCGTTTGATAAACGAAAATTATGCCGGCTTCGCGCCACCTATCGGCGAATGGCTACAAGGGGAGTTTCCGGAAATAGAAAGTTTTACACGTATTTCTACAAACGGCGGGATATTGATCACCACTGATGATGTAAAGGTCAAGTTTAATTATTTGCTTGCCGACTCTACCTTCTTCAATATCTTTAATTTCGATCTTATCGAAGGTGAGAAAGAAACGGCACTGAAAACGCGTAACTCTGTGGTGCTGAGCCGCGAATTTGCCAACCGCATTTTTGGCTCGGACTCGCCCATGCACCAACTGATAAAAATTGATGGCGTCTCCTGTGTTGTAAATGGAGTGGTCGGAGATATTTCGCAAACATCCAACTTTATAGCCTGGGATGCTATCATCAACTTTAGGGCGCTAGCCGATTTCGGGCATTCGCCCGAACTATTGACCAGCTTCGGAAACAGCTCCTTTGGGCTTTATTTTCTTGCCAAACCCAACACCAACCTGCCCGCAAAAGCTCCGGAAGTACTGGAGCTTTTTAAAAAAGATTTTTGGCTGTATCAAGACGGCAGGACAAAAACAGTATCTTTTGAGCCACTCACCGACAGCTATTTTAGCCCGATATCCGGCAGTGGAATTGTGCAAAACAACAAAACCCTGATTTTAATTTTGTTTGCTATAGTCATACTCATACTGGTACTGGCAATTATCAATTACATCAATCTGACTATTGCCCAATCGGGCATGCGTGTGAAAGAAATTGCCATTAAAAAACTACTGGGTAGCAGTCGGTCAAAACTGATGACACAACTCGTTGTCGAATCTATAATCATAAGCAGTGTGGCAATGTTATTGGCAATTTTGGGAGGCTTTTTGGCAGAGCCATTGCTTAATAGCGCATTGAATACCCAAATCAGACTTGCTGATGTTTTTACAGCTGGAACAGTTTTTATTCTATTTGTTTTTATTGTCGCCGTAGGTTTTTTTTCGGGCATCATCCCGGCATTCATCATCACCAGGCTGCGTGCCGTCGATGTTATAAAAGGAGGCTTTCGCCGGAAAAGCAAGATTTTGTATTCAAAATTCCTCATCGCTTTCCAATACACCGTGGTCATTGTGCTGGTTATCGCTACCATTATTATTGCCCAGCAAACTGCCTTTATGCGAAATCATGATTTAGGGTTTAATCATGACAATATCGTGTGGTTGGTCAATAACCTTAAACGCGGCCAAACAGAAGGATTCAGAAACGTTATTGAGAAAATACCCGGCGTTAAAAGAGTTTCTTTCGTCAAGGGCAGCCCCATAGATGGTGGCAACAACCAGTCGTTTATGTATGAAGACCAGCCTGTTAGTTTCCAGGAATTTGTTGTGGATAGCTCGTTTTTTGAGATGATGAAAATAAACATAACGCCCACCTCATCAGCCTATTCTAAGCAGGGCATCTGGCTGAATCAATATACGGTGGACAAACTGGGACTCGACCCGTTGCCTGTAAGTTTTAAATCAAACTATGGTGAGGAACCGGTTTTGGGCATTACCAATAATTTTAATATAGAATCGCTGCACAAGGAGTTGGGCTTTTTGATCCTGCGACAATTGGGAAAAGATGAATATCCGTGGAGTATTCTTGTTCAGCTGCAGTCAGGCGATGTGATCGCAACCTTTGATCAGGTAAAAAAATCCTATCTGGAATATACTGGAGGAATGCCTTTCGACTCGGGATTTTTTGATGATGACATTCAAAGCTGGTACGATAGCGAAAAGCGCACCGCCGCCATTGTGAGTTATTTTGCCTTGCTTTCCATCGTGATTTCTATCATGGGAATTTTTGCTATGGCGGTGTTTTATAATCAGCAAAAGATAAAAGAGATTGGCATCCGCAAAGTGAATGGCGCCACGGTATTTGAAATTGTTAAAATGCTAAATTTTGATTTTGTAAAATGGGTGGCAATAGCTTTTGTTGTAGCCTGCCCCATTGCGTATTATGCCATGAACAAATGGTTGCAAAATTTCCCTTATAAAACCCAGATTCATTGGTGGGTTTTTGTGTTGGCCGGAATTTTCGCGCTTGCTGTTGCTCTGATAACCGTGAGTTGGCAAACCTGGCGCGCCGCCCGAAGGAATCCGGTGGAAGCACTACGGTATGAATAACATTACGATGAACGATTAACAATTAACGATGAACCATGAACGATGTGGACTGAAAAAGGAAAATTAGAATTAAAAAATTAAAAAAATGACCAGAATTATCAAAATCCTGAAAAATTTCAAACGCAACCCGACGCTGCTGTTTGTCAACCTGCCGGGGCTTGCCATCGGACTGGCGGCGTTTTTATTGCTGATGATTTATGTGGTTCACGAAACCAGCTTCGACCGGAGTTTCCCCACACGGTCGCAGGTTTACAGGCTTTACAATACCATTATCGAGGACAACTCCACACAAACCTACCCGATATGTTCCAGTAAAGCTTATACTGAAATTCCGGCGGAGATTCCTGAAATAGACAAGGCTTGCCAGATTTATCGTGGAGGACGTGTGATTCTTTCAAAAGGAGAGACCCAACACACCATCAATAATTTGCTGTATGTTAATCCTGAGTTTTTTGATGTTTTCGGCCTTGATTTGTTGCAAGGCGAAAAAGATCAAGCTTTGCAGGCTAGCAATCAACTAGTTTTGGCACAGTCGGTTGCTCAAACAATTTTCGGCGATGAGTCTTGCCTGGGAGAAATTCTTAGTATCAGAGGCGAAGATTACCAGATAACAGGAGTTATAGCCGATTTGCCAAAAACTACCCATTTCCAATTTGGTGCGCTGGTCAGTATGAAATCGCTTTATTCAGGCATCTATTATGGCGGACTTGAATTTTTTACCTACTACCTTATAGACGAAAACAGCAATCCTGAGACTGTCGGGCAGAAAATTGCCGAACGCAATAATAAAATCGTTTCTGAAATTTTTAATAGTGAAAATACCACCGTGCGCTCGGGCATCGAGCCATTAACCGCCCTGCATCTGCACACCCGTGCCGACTTTGATTTGTCGAACAAGGGTAGTATATCTCAAATCATATTGGTGGCTTCACTGGCTGCTTTCATTCTGCTGATTGCTATTATCAACTTTATTAATCTTTATATTTTTCAAGGCGAAAAAAGGCTTCTTGAAATTGGTATCCGCAAATCGTATGGAGCCACGCCAGCCAGTTTACGTCGTATGTTTTATCTTGAAACAACATTAATTATTCTTCCGGCTTTTGGGTTGGCTTTGTTGCTTGCTCAAGCCGGCATTTCTTATTTTTCCCAACTGATGTGGGTCAATCTGAGTTTTAATGACATTATTTCGCCGATCAACATTGCGGTTATGATTAGCTTTCTGGTGTTGCTGGTTTTTTTAGCGGGCAGTTATCCGGCACATTTTCTCTCCAGACTGCCGCTGATCGATGCTGTGCATGGCGGCATAAAGTCGGTTCATCGCAAAAAATGGTTGTCAGTATCATCGGTTATGCTGCAGTTTTTTATCAGCATCTTATTAATTGTAAGCCTGTTGGTGCTAAATGGACAGCTATCTTTTATGAAAAATATCCCGTTGGGCTTCAATCCCGATAAGGTGGTCGGAATCAGTAGT
This portion of the Bacteroidales bacterium genome encodes:
- a CDS encoding ABC transporter permease is translated as MRVVHLKFIFNNLKKSGKTTVFNLIGLSVSFAAFMLISIYVFNEFTYDRFNKDYERIYRLNMEMEFDGQHHLSSFLPNPLADDILDNLSEFESQCSFGWGPSNYAKESDQLTNFEIKTRAVDPTFTDIFTVRIKSGNQHPLRAKSSMIISEKTAKKVFGDENPVGKTLLANHKEPYIIDAVFYDLPENTSFKYDAFCSFPATDWIDNWSEYSFNHFFKVRPNADMTLMKGKILEIPSVKNIVKGNPDENIIFTFTPLKDYHFDSQGGNGNSVFAKTLIFVAILVLFMAFINYLNFAIANAPKLIRSVNMRRIVGESKRSLLVMLGIESVVLMTLSFLLAIFYCFLTIHYWPDIFGYVLDLNLYKPLFLTCWLLFVVLGVLFSVYPSRIIVGVQPALALKGMITFSAKRSYSGKILTVIQYSIYILLILGVLVIEKQISFLKNYDLGFDKENIVLLETTPSIQSQKAAFIDEIMRNPNITDYAFSQFEPGRVGMSWGGEIDGKQVSFYCWPVDERYLDFMGIDVIEGNTFSSNVDADENNFIFNQKALDEFGWNEGYLGKIIPGFDFQGKLIGLVKNMKYASLHEEVQPMAFWLTKTQHDLMSLKIKEENQGATLDHIRDVYARFESKYPVTLSFLDEQLDAQYKQEDKQAQLIFIFCMISIIISIIGALGVIIFMCEYRVKEIGIRKINGAKVSEIVTMLNMDFVKGVFIAFCIAVPISYLVLD
- a CDS encoding ABC transporter ATP-binding protein — translated: MIKTEKLTKVFSTDELETLALRNVDIHVKKGEFVAVMGPSGCGKSTLLNIVGLLDNPTEGRYSFAGTDVTHLKEKDRTQFRKGNIGFVFQSFNLIDEMNVFDNVELPLMYLKMKASERRQKVNDVLQRMKIGHRAKHFPQQLSGGQQQRVAIARAVVANPKLILADEPTGNLDSKNGTEVMNLLTELNQTGATIIMVTHSDRDASYAHRIINLFDGEVITEKAVASRRTNDE
- a CDS encoding FtsX-like permease family protein, translated to MWLKNLKSFTQHLYNSKLYTAVTVLGFTISLSFVILLSVYIKNELSVNDTQPNKDRIYRLINENYAGFAPPIGEWLQGEFPEIESFTRISTNGGILITTDDVKVKFNYLLADSTFFNIFNFDLIEGEKETALKTRNSVVLSREFANRIFGSDSPMHQLIKIDGVSCVVNGVVGDISQTSNFIAWDAIINFRALADFGHSPELLTSFGNSSFGLYFLAKPNTNLPAKAPEVLELFKKDFWLYQDGRTKTVSFEPLTDSYFSPISGSGIVQNNKTLILILFAIVILILVLAIINYINLTIAQSGMRVKEIAIKKLLGSSRSKLMTQLVVESIIISSVAMLLAILGGFLAEPLLNSALNTQIRLADVFTAGTVFILFVFIVAVGFFSGIIPAFIITRLRAVDVIKGGFRRKSKILYSKFLIAFQYTVVIVLVIATIIIAQQTAFMRNHDLGFNHDNIVWLVNNLKRGQTEGFRNVIEKIPGVKRVSFVKGSPIDGGNNQSFMYEDQPVSFQEFVVDSSFFEMMKINITPTSSAYSKQGIWLNQYTVDKLGLDPLPVSFKSNYGEEPVLGITNNFNIESLHKELGFLILRQLGKDEYPWSILVQLQSGDVIATFDQVKKSYLEYTGGMPFDSGFFDDDIQSWYDSEKRTAAIVSYFALLSIVISIMGIFAMAVFYNQQKIKEIGIRKVNGATVFEIVKMLNFDFVKWVAIAFVVACPIAYYAMNKWLQNFPYKTQIHWWVFVLAGIFALAVALITVSWQTWRAARRNPVEALRYE
- a CDS encoding ABC transporter permease, whose protein sequence is MTRIIKILKNFKRNPTLLFVNLPGLAIGLAAFLLLMIYVVHETSFDRSFPTRSQVYRLYNTIIEDNSTQTYPICSSKAYTEIPAEIPEIDKACQIYRGGRVILSKGETQHTINNLLYVNPEFFDVFGLDLLQGEKDQALQASNQLVLAQSVAQTIFGDESCLGEILSIRGEDYQITGVIADLPKTTHFQFGALVSMKSLYSGIYYGGLEFFTYYLIDENSNPETVGQKIAERNNKIVSEIFNSENTTVRSGIEPLTALHLHTRADFDLSNKGSISQIILVASLAAFILLIAIINFINLYIFQGEKRLLEIGIRKSYGATPASLRRMFYLETTLIILPAFGLALLLAQAGISYFSQLMWVNLSFNDIISPINIAVMISFLVLLVFLAGSYPAHFLSRLPLIDAVHGGIKSVHRKKWLSVSSVMLQFFISILLIVSLLVLNGQLSFMKNIPLGFNPDKVVGISSFNVQIDSKAEAIKQELGKLTFVKKVGSGSHYMGGGVSGQSVYLFGQSEEKRKSINQYRVQAGFCEVMELQLAAGRFFRNTPEDKSAIILNQTAVKMLGLDDPVGQSLIMHEEEPLKIIGVVRDFYYNENAGQKIEPLCLTAYSDQVNVIYIKTSGAASKERHEAVAKVFHDFLPDYQFSSFSLSDRFNNTYVLEERFFSMVLSGTLLAILLSFIGMYALSGYNVERRTKEIGIRKVHGSTTLQVVGKLMMDILIWVVLAMIPAFLVAYIAMREVLMNFVNKVSLSPLYFLFGGLIALTIATLAILFKTIGAANQNPVESLRDE